Genomic segment of Pararhodobacter zhoushanensis:
ACCGGACGCCCCGATCCGGGTCGAACCGCTCGGCCGCCTTCATCAGGCCCAGACCGGCCTCCTGAATCAGATCGCCCATCGGCGCCCCATAGCGGCGATAGCGTGAGGCCATCGAAATCGCGAGCCGCATATAGGCCGTCACCAGCCGGTGCAGCGCCCGCTCATCACGGTCGTCGCGCCACGCCCGGGCCAACGCGGCCTCGGTCTCGGCGTCCAGCAGTTCGGCGCGCATTGCCTGACGCGCCATCCGGTCGGTTCCCGTGCTGTCGAGTGCCATCATCGCCTCCTGTTGCGTAAGGACTACGCGCAGACCCCCGGTTTGGTTCAGTGCTTCATCGAAAAAACGCATGATTTGCCGCACAAATGCTGATTTGAGCCGGAAAGCGGTTCAGGGCATGCTGCGGGTTCCCAAGCGAGAGTGCCCCCGAATGAGTTATGATCTGTGCATCGCCGACCGCGGCTATTCCAGCTGGTCCCTGCGCGGCTGGCTGCTGTTTGCCGCCTTCGGCCTGACGCCCCGCCTGACCGTGACCCGGCTTTATGAGCCGGGCTTTGCGCAGACGCTCGACGGGTTCTTCCCGGCACGCACCGTCCCGGCCCTGCGCCTGCCCGAAGGCCTGGTGATCGCCGAGAGTGTGGCGATTGCCGAGGAACTGGCGACCCGCCACCCTGAGGCCGGGCACTGGCCCGCCGACCCCAAGGCGCGCGCCATCGCCCGCGCGTTGGTGGCCGAGATGCACGCAGGCTTCACCGCCCTGCGCAGCCATTGCCCGATGAACCTGCGCGTCAGCTATAGCGACTGCGCCCCACCGCAGGCGGTGCTGGACGATCTGGCGCGGCTGGAGGTGCTCTGGGCCTGGGCGCGGCGCGAAACCGGGGCGCAGGGGCCGTGGCTTTGCGGTGACTACAGCGCGGCGGATGCGTTCTTTGCACCGGTCGCGGGGCGCGTCGCGGGCTATGGGCTGCCGGTGAGCGACGCATCGCAGGCCTATGTCGACGCGCATCTCGCGCATGGGCCGTTCCGGCGCTGGCGGGCGATGGGGCTGGTCGATGGCGCGGATCAGCCGTTCTACGACCGCGATTACCCGCGCCGCCCCTGGCCCGGCCCTGCGCCGCTGGAGGCCGAGGCCTGCGACGGCCCGTCGATCAACGACGCCTGCCCCTATTCCGGCAAACCCGTCACCGATTTCGCGCGCATCAATGGGCAGGTCATCGGCTTCTGCAACCCGTTCTGCCGTGACAAGACGGTGGCCGACCCGCAGGCATGGCCACAGGCGATGGCGCTACTGCAGCCGTGACAGCGCCCAGACGGCGGCATCCCTGACCGTCGGATCGGGATCCCCCACCAGTGCGCGCGCCGCCCCGGCCAGAGACGGCGCGCCACTGTTGCCGATGGCATAAAGCACGTTGCGCACAAAACGGTCCCGCCCGATCCGCTTGATCGGCGAGCCCGAGAATTTCGCCCGGAACGCCGCATCATCCAGCGCCGCCAGCTCGGCCAAGGGCGGCGCAACGAGATCTGCGCGCGCGGCGTATTTCGCCTCGCTGGCGGTGGCCGCGAACTTGTTCCACGGGCAGACGGCCAGACAATCGTCGCAGCCATAGATGCGGTTGCCCAGCAAGGGCCGCAGTTCGGGGTCAACCGGGCCGTGGTGTTCGATCGTCAGGTAAGAGATGCACCGCCGCGCATCCAGCTGGAACGGCGCGGGGAAGGCCTTGGTCGGGCAGGCGTCCAGACAGGCAGTGCAGGACCCGCAGGACTCGCGCCCCGGCGCATCCACCTCCAGCTCCAGCGTGGTAAAGATCGCCCCCAGAAAGAACCAGTTGCCCAACTCGCGGCTCAAGAGATTGGTGTGCTTGCCCTGCCAGCCCAACCCGGCCGCTGCGGCCAAAGGCTTCTCCATCACCGGCGCAGTATCGACGAACACCTTGATCTCGGGCGGCTGTACCGCCGAGGGCGCAGCAGTCGCCTCCCCCGGAGGCGATGCGAGCGGCCCCCGCTGCAGGCTCTGCGCGCGAACGGCCTCCTCGATCAGCCACCGCCCCAGCCGCTTGAGCCGCTTCTTCACCACATCATGATAGTCACGGTTGCGCGCATAGACGCTGATCGCCCCGGCCTCACGCCGCGCGACCGCCGCCAAAGGGTCGTCGTCGGGCGTGTAGACCTCGGCCAGCATCACCACCGAACGCGCCTGCGGCCACAGCGCCGCCGGATCGCCACGCCACGCCATGCGCTCGGCCATCCAGCCCATCTGCCCGTGCCGCCCCTCGGCGACAAACGCCGCCAGCCGCCCGGCGATCTCGGGCACCGCATCCGGGCGCGTCACGCCCATCGCCGAAAACCCCTCCGCCAGCGCCTGTGCGCGCAAGGCGGCGGTCAGGCCCATCTTTGCTCACCAAATATCCCGGGGGTAGGCCGCAGGCCGTAGGGGGCAGCGCCCCCTGCGCGGCGCGAGGGGGCTCGATGCCCCCGAGCGCCGCCGCTCGCCGCCTCAGAAATCCAGATCGGCATAGCGACGCGGTGGCGGAAAGCCCGGAACCTGATCGGTCAGCAAAGGCCGGAACGCCGGGCGCGACTTGATCGTCGCATACCAGGCCTTGACCGCCGGGGCGCGGTCCCAGTCCACATCCGAGATATAATCCAGACAGCTCAGATGCGCCGCCGCCGCGAAATCGGCCAGCGACAGCGCGCTGCCCGCCAGCCAGCGGCGGTGTTCCAGCAGCCAACTCATGTAGTCCAGATGAAACTTGATCCGGGTCGAGCCGGTCTTGATCTTCTGGCTGTCGGGATAGCCCTGCCCGGTGATCTTCTTGTTCACCCGCTCGTACAGCAGGTTCGCCGTGACCTCGGCGTGGAACTTGTCGTCGAACCACGCGCAGAGCCTGCGCACTTCGTAGCGCCCGGCAGGATCGTCGGGCATCAGCGGCGGGTCGACATGGACCTCGTCGATGAACTCGCAGATCGCCTGACTTTCCGACAACAACCGCCCGTCATAGCGCACGATCGGCACCTTGCCCGCCGCGTTCAGGCGCAGGAACTCTGTGCCGCCCTCCCAGTAGCGCTCTTCCTTCGTGGTGAAGGGTATGCGCTTTTCGGCCAGCGTCAGGCGAACCTTGCGGCAGAACGGGGACAGCGGGACGTGGTGAAGATGGACGACGGGTGAGTGCATGGTGCCGGGGTTCAGGGATTTCCCTGTCTTTGCACCCGCAGCCCCGGAAATTCAACCGCCGAAACAGGCCGAGCGGTCATCGCGGGCGATCGTCGCCGCCCCGTCCGCGATCGAGGTCGCCCGGCGGCGCATGAACTCGCTGGGCCGCGCGGCGTCGCGATCCTGCGGCGCGGGCAGCACGGCGGCCAGCAAGGCAGCCTGCCGCGCGCTCAGATCGGCGGCATCGACGCCGTAATAGCGCTGCGCGGCGGCCTGCACGCCGAACACGCCCTGATCGAACTCGGCGATATTGAGGTACACCTCAAGGATGCGTTCCTTGGGCCAGAGCAGTTCGACCACCGGCGTCAGCACCGCTTCCAGCAGTTTGCGCACCATGGTGCGGCCGTGCCACAGGAAGGTGTTCTTCACCACCTGCTGGGTGATGGTCGAGGCCCCGCGCGCCCCGCCCTCGGCCAGCGCGTCGCGGATCGCGCCCATGTCAAAGCCCCAGTGGCGGCAGAAATTCACATCCTCGGCCGCCACGACCGAGCGCGCCATGACCGGCGCGATCTGGTCGAAATCGACCCAGTCGCGGGTCACGCCGCCCAGCTTGCGCGATTCGCTCCACTGGTAGAAGCCACCCGGCGGATCGACGAAACGGTACAGCCCGACCCAGGCCACCAACAGCACAAAGCCCGCCGCCAGCCCCAGCAACAGCCAGCGCAGCGCGCGGCGGATCGCCTGCGCGGTCCGGTCCAGCAGCCTTAACGGCGCCTTGGTCTTTTTCTTCGTCCTGCTCGCGCGTGCCATGCGCGCAGTAAACGGGTTGTCGCCGGTCGCTTCAAGCACCCCTGTGGCGCTCAGCCGCCCGTCAGAGAGAATTCGCCACCGCCAGCGATGGACGTTTGGGCCCCGCATGATACATTTCGCCGCACCCTACCCTTGCGCCAGCGAATGGATCCCCGCCGATGATGACCCTGCACTACTCTGCGACCTCGCCTTATGTGCGCAAAGCAATGATCCTGCTGCACGAGACCGGCATGCTCGACAGCGTGACCCTTGCGCCCTCGATGGGCACGCCGGTCGATCCCGGCACGATGCCGGTCGGGGCGAACCCGCTGGGCAAGATCCCGGCGCTGGAACGTGACGACGGCTGCACGCTTTATGACAGCCGGGTGATCTGCCAATACCTCGCCGCACAGGCGACCAAGGGTCCGGCGCTCTATCCCGCGGCCCCGGCCCTTTGGGAAACCCTGACGCTTGAGGCCACCGGCGACGGCATCCTCGATGCCGCGATCCTGATGCGCTACGAGACCGCGCTGCGCGCGCCCGAGCAGCAATTCGCCCCGTGGATCGAGGGCCAGTGGCAAAAGATCGCGCGCAGCCTGACGGCGCTGGAAACCCGCTGGATGGCGCATCTCGAGGGGCCGCTGACGATGGGGTCCATCGCCGTTGGATGCGCGCTGACCTATCTCGACTTCCGCCACGCCGACCGTGACTGGCGCGCGTCCCACCCGACCCTTGCCGCGTGGGAGGCCAAATTCGCCGCCCGCGATTCGGCCAGGGCCACGGTTCCCCCGGCGGCCTGATCGCAAAAATGCCCGCGACTTTACTGCCCCCGGCCGCGTTTCTGGCGGCCTGGGCCTTTCTGGCGATGAATGTGCTCACGCCGGGGCCCAATGTGCTCAACACCATCGCGCTGGCCATCGGCTCGGGGCGGCGCGCGGCGCTGGGCGCGGCGCTGGGGACCGGGCTGTCGATCACGCTGTGGTGCCTCGGCATGGTGCTGGGCGTCGCGGCCTTGCTGGTGACGGTGCCCGCGACCCGGCTGGTGATGACGCTGGTCGCCACCGGTCTGCTGATCTGGTTCGCCAGCCGCTACCTGCGCCGCGCGGCCAGCGGGCTGGCGGCACGGCGGCGCGGTGAAGCCCCCGCGCCCGAGGCCAAGCGTGGCCTGTCCGCCCGGGCCGGGATGCTGCGCGCAATGTCGATCATGCTGATGAACCCCAAGGCGCTGACCACCTGGCTGACGATGACCGCGGTCTTTCCGGTGGACCGCGCCGGGCCTTGGGATGTGGCGATTCTCTGCGTCGGGGCCTGTGTGGTCGCCGGGGCGATTCACGCAGCTTATGCCGTGGCGTTTTCCACGCCCGCCGCCGGGCGCGCCTTCATGCGCGCCGCACCCTGGATCAATCTGGGGGTCGGCCTGTTTTTTGCCGGCTTCGCCGCGACCCTTGCAGGAACGCTTCTGCGGCATATCTGAGGCGGGCGCGACCATACCGCAAGCACTGCCGCAACCGCTGCCCTCAAGGGCCGGGGTGCGGCATCATTCCCCATTTTCGCGGCTGGACTGATGTTCAAATCGCCGTTAAACAGCCGCCTTGGAAGCTGCAAGACCTGCGGCTCGTTTCGGCATATCTGCCGGACCCATGACCTTGAAATGGAGAATGCTCGTGTCCCACGCAGATGACAACGCAGGCACTCGCCGGGATTTCCTGTATTACGCGACAGCCGGCGCCGGTGTCGTCGCGACTGGCGCGGTGGTCTGGCCACTGGTCAACCAGATGAATCCTTCGGCTGATGTTGCGGCCCTGTCCTCGATCTTTGTCGATATCAGCGGTGTCTCGGTTGGCACGCAGCTGACCGTCAGCTTCCTGGGCAAGCCGGTGTTTATCCGTCGTCGTACGCCCGAAGAAATCGAAGCGGCCCGTGCCGTGCCGATGACCGATCTGATCGACACGAGCGCCGAGAACGCCAACAAACCCAACGCTGAAGCGACCGATGACAACCGCGCTGCCGACGAAACCGGCGAGTGGCTGATCATGACCGGCGTGTGCACCCACCTGGGCTGCGTGCCGCTGGGCAACGGTGCCGGCGACTTTGGCGGCTGGTTCTGCCCCTGCCACGGTTCGCACTACGATACGGCTGGCCGTATCCGCAAAGGTCCTGCGCCGCAGAACCTGCATATTCCTCTCGTCCAGTTCGTGGACGAGACCACCATCCAGCTCGGCTAAGGGAGACTGAAGGTATGTCCGGGATTCCCCACGACCATTACGAGCCCAAGACCGGCCCGGAGAAATGGCTTGACCGCCGCCTGCCGATTGTCGGGCTGATTTACAACACGCTGATGATCCCCACCCCCAAAAACCTGAACTGGTGGTGGATCTGGGGCATCGTGCTGGCCTTCTGCCTGGTGCTGCAAATCGTCACCGGCATTGTGCTGGTGATGCATTACACGCCGCATG
This window contains:
- a CDS encoding glutathione S-transferase, producing MSYDLCIADRGYSSWSLRGWLLFAAFGLTPRLTVTRLYEPGFAQTLDGFFPARTVPALRLPEGLVIAESVAIAEELATRHPEAGHWPADPKARAIARALVAEMHAGFTALRSHCPMNLRVSYSDCAPPQAVLDDLARLEVLWAWARRETGAQGPWLCGDYSAADAFFAPVAGRVAGYGLPVSDASQAYVDAHLAHGPFRRWRAMGLVDGADQPFYDRDYPRRPWPGPAPLEAEACDGPSINDACPYSGKPVTDFARINGQVIGFCNPFCRDKTVADPQAWPQAMALLQP
- the queG gene encoding tRNA epoxyqueuosine(34) reductase QueG, whose product is MGLTAALRAQALAEGFSAMGVTRPDAVPEIAGRLAAFVAEGRHGQMGWMAERMAWRGDPAALWPQARSVVMLAEVYTPDDDPLAAVARREAGAISVYARNRDYHDVVKKRLKRLGRWLIEEAVRAQSLQRGPLASPPGEATAAPSAVQPPEIKVFVDTAPVMEKPLAAAAGLGWQGKHTNLLSRELGNWFFLGAIFTTLELEVDAPGRESCGSCTACLDACPTKAFPAPFQLDARRCISYLTIEHHGPVDPELRPLLGNRIYGCDDCLAVCPWNKFAATASEAKYAARADLVAPPLAELAALDDAAFRAKFSGSPIKRIGRDRFVRNVLYAIGNSGAPSLAGAARALVGDPDPTVRDAAVWALSRLQ
- the fzlA gene encoding FtsZ-binding protein FzlA, with the protein product MHSPVVHLHHVPLSPFCRKVRLTLAEKRIPFTTKEERYWEGGTEFLRLNAAGKVPIVRYDGRLLSESQAICEFIDEVHVDPPLMPDDPAGRYEVRRLCAWFDDKFHAEVTANLLYERVNKKITGQGYPDSQKIKTGSTRIKFHLDYMSWLLEHRRWLAGSALSLADFAAAAHLSCLDYISDVDWDRAPAVKAWYATIKSRPAFRPLLTDQVPGFPPPRRYADLDF
- the mtgA gene encoding monofunctional biosynthetic peptidoglycan transglycosylase yields the protein MARASRTKKKTKAPLRLLDRTAQAIRRALRWLLLGLAAGFVLLVAWVGLYRFVDPPGGFYQWSESRKLGGVTRDWVDFDQIAPVMARSVVAAEDVNFCRHWGFDMGAIRDALAEGGARGASTITQQVVKNTFLWHGRTMVRKLLEAVLTPVVELLWPKERILEVYLNIAEFDQGVFGVQAAAQRYYGVDAADLSARQAALLAAVLPAPQDRDAARPSEFMRRRATSIADGAATIARDDRSACFGG
- a CDS encoding glutathione S-transferase, encoding MTLHYSATSPYVRKAMILLHETGMLDSVTLAPSMGTPVDPGTMPVGANPLGKIPALERDDGCTLYDSRVICQYLAAQATKGPALYPAAPALWETLTLEATGDGILDAAILMRYETALRAPEQQFAPWIEGQWQKIARSLTALETRWMAHLEGPLTMGSIAVGCALTYLDFRHADRDWRASHPTLAAWEAKFAARDSARATVPPAA
- a CDS encoding LysE family translocator, which produces MPATLLPPAAFLAAWAFLAMNVLTPGPNVLNTIALAIGSGRRAALGAALGTGLSITLWCLGMVLGVAALLVTVPATRLVMTLVATGLLIWFASRYLRRAASGLAARRRGEAPAPEAKRGLSARAGMLRAMSIMLMNPKALTTWLTMTAVFPVDRAGPWDVAILCVGACVVAGAIHAAYAVAFSTPAAGRAFMRAAPWINLGVGLFFAGFAATLAGTLLRHI
- the petA gene encoding ubiquinol-cytochrome c reductase iron-sulfur subunit, with the translated sequence MSHADDNAGTRRDFLYYATAGAGVVATGAVVWPLVNQMNPSADVAALSSIFVDISGVSVGTQLTVSFLGKPVFIRRRTPEEIEAARAVPMTDLIDTSAENANKPNAEATDDNRAADETGEWLIMTGVCTHLGCVPLGNGAGDFGGWFCPCHGSHYDTAGRIRKGPAPQNLHIPLVQFVDETTIQLG